In Prunus dulcis chromosome 2, ALMONDv2, whole genome shotgun sequence, a single genomic region encodes these proteins:
- the LOC117617378 gene encoding cytochrome P450 704C1-like, whose product MGFLVIIFTFMLLFFFLTLSLFILRIFTGKSIRNPNYPPVKGTVYHQFLYLNRLYDYQTEVAKTQSTYRLLAPHHSELYTTDARNVEHVLKTNFASYSKGAYTQAILSDVFGQGIFVVDGEKWKQQRKLASFEFSTRVLRDVSCSVFRRNAAKLVKVVFEISGSNGVFDMQDLLMRCTLDSIFKVGFGIDLNCLEGSSKEGTAFMKAFDESTALSYFRYVDPFWKLKRFLNLGSEASLKKYIKVIDDFVHQVIRSKRKLLEEQKDVNDKEDILSRFLLESEKDPEEMNDKYLRDIILNFMIAGKDTSANTLSWFFYLLSKNPLIQEKVVQEVRDVVGNQIGKAKIDEFVVNITDATLEQMHYLHAALTETLRLYPAVPIDGRYAEVDDILPDGFRVRKGDGVNYMTYAMGRMPYIWGKDADDFRPERWLNNGIFQPESPFKFVAFHAGPRICLGKDFAYRQMKIVAIALLRFFRFKLADETRSVTYRTMFTLHIDGSLPMLAVPRTA is encoded by the exons atGGGTTTTCTTGTTATCATCTTCACCTTCATGTTGCTCTTTTTCTTCCTAACCTTGTCCCTCTTCATACTTAGAATCTTCACCGGCAAGTCCATCAGAAACCCAAACTACCCACCTGTAAAAGGTACTGTCTACCACCAGTTCTTATACTTGAACAGACTCTATGACTACCAAACTGAAGTTGCCAAAACACAGTCAACTTACAGGCTTCTAGCCCCGCACCACAGCGAATTATACACGACTGATGCACGAAACGTTGAGCATGTTCTGAAAACCAACTTTGCCAGCTATTCGAAAGGGGCGTATACGCAAGCTATTCTGTCTGATGTTTTTGGCCAAGGGATATTTGTTGTGGATGGAGAAAAGTGGAAGCAGCAGAGGAAGCTTGCAAGCTTCGAGTTCTCGACGAGAGTTCTTAGAGACGTTAGCTGCTCTGTGTTTAGAAGAAATGCTGCCAAGCTGGTTAAAGTTGTTTTTGAGATTTCAGGTTCCAATGGAGTTTTTGATATGCAA GACTTGCTTATGAGATGTACCTTGGATTCCATTTTCAAAGTTGGGTTTGGAATAGACCTGAATTGCTTGGAGGGGTCAAGCAAAGAAGGGACTGCATTTATGAAGGCCTTTGATGAATCAACTGCTCTGTCCTACTTTCGCTACGTTGATCCATTCTGGAAACTGAAAAGATTTCTCAACCTTGGTTCCGAGGCCTCCCTTAAAAAGTATATCAAAGTCATTGATGATTTTGTGCACCAAGTTATCAGGAGCAAGAGGAAATTGCTAGAGGAGCAAAAGGATGTT AATGACAAGGAGGACATACTATCGAGGTTTCTACTGGAGAGCGAGAAGGATCCAGAAGAAATGAATGACAAATATCTAAGGGACATCATTCTGAATTTTATGATTGCTGGCAAGGACACCAGTGCAAATACCCTCTCATGGTTCTTCTACCTGCTCAGCAAGAACCCTCTAATACAGGAAAAAGTTGTACAAGAAGTGAGGGATGTCGTTGGCAATCAAATTGGTAAAGCGAAAATCGATGAATTTGTGGTGAACATAACTGATGCAACTCTTGAACAAATGCATTATCTTCACGCGGCACTGACAGAGACGTTGAGGCTATACCCTGCAGTTCCCATT GATGGGAGATATGCAGAGGTAGATGACATTCTTCCCGATGGCTTTAGAGTGAGAAAAGGAGATGGAGTAAACTACATGACCTATGCCATGGGCAGAATGCCTTACATTTGGGGAAAAGATGCTGACGATTTCCGACCTGAAAGATGGCTCAACAATGGAATTTTCCAGCCCGAATCACCCTTCAAATTCGTCGCATTTCAC GCAGGTCCTCGGATTTGTCTAGGGAAGGATTTTGCTTACCGGCAGATGAAGATAGTAGCGATTGCTCTTCTTCGCTTCTTCCGCTTTAAATTGGCTGATGAAACGAGAAGTGTAACATATAGGACCATGTTCACCCTGCACATAGATGGCAGTCTCCCTATGCTTGCAGTTCCAAGGACAGCCTGA
- the LOC117617376 gene encoding cytochrome P450 704C1-like, whose translation MGIFYIIFTFILFFLFLTLSLFILRIFTGKSIRNPNYPPVKGTVLHQLLYFNRLYDYQTEVAKKHTTYRLLAPEHSAIYTTDTRNIEHVLKTNFGSYSKGEYNQAILSDVFGQGIFIVDGEKWKQQRKLASFEFSTRVLRDVSCSVFRRNAAKLVKVIFEISVARRVFDMQDLLMRCTLDSIFKVGFGIDLNCLEGSSKEGTAFMKAFDESTALTYFRYVDPFWKLKRFLNLGSEASLKKYVKVIDDFVHQVIRSKRKFLEEQKDVNDKEDILSRFLLESKKDPEEMNDKYLRDIILNFMIAGKDTSANTLSWFFYLLSKNPLIQEKIVQEVRDVVGNQVGEAKIDEFVENITDGTLEQMHYLHAALTETLRLYPAVPIDGRCAEVDDILPDGFRVRKGDGVNYMAYAMGRMPYIWGKDADDFRPERWLNNGIFQSESPFKFVTFHAGPRICLGKDFAYRQMKIVAMALLCFFRFKLADETKAVTYRTMFTLHIDGSLPMLAVPRATS comes from the exons ATGGGTATTTTCTATATCATCTTCACCTTCATattgttctttctcttcctaACCTTATCCCTCTTCATACTTAGAATCTTCACAGGCAAGTCCATCAGAAACCCCAACTACCCACCTGTAAAAGGCACTGTCCTCCACCAGCTCTTATACTTCAACAGACTCTATGACTACCAAACTGAAGTCGCCAAAAAACACACAACTTACAGGCTTCTGGCCCCGGAACACAGCGCAATATACACAACTGACACGCGAAACATTGAGCATGTTCTGAAGACCAACTTTGGCAGCTATTCGAAAGGGGAGTATAACCAAGCTATTCTGTCTGATGTTTTTGGCCAAGGGATATTTATTGTTGATGGAGAAAAGTGGAAGCAGCAGAGGAAGCTCGCGAGCTTTGAGTTCTCCACGAGAGTTCTTAGAGATGTTAGCTGCTCTGTGTTTAGAAGAAACGCTGCCAAACTGGTTAAAGTTAtttttgagatttcagttgcCAGGAGGGTTTTTGATATGCAA GATTTGCTCATGAGATGTACCTTGGACTCCATATTCAAAGTTGGGTTTGGAATAGACCTGAATTGCTTGGAGGGGTCAAGCAAAGAAGGGACTGCATTTATGAAGGCCTTTGATGAATCAACTGCTTTAACCTATTTCCGCTATGTTGATCCATTCTGGAAACTGAAAAGATTTCTCAACCTTGGTTCCGAGGCCTCCCTTAAAAAGTATGTCAAAGTCATTGATGATTTTGTGCACCAAGTTATCAGGAGCAAGAGGAAATTTCTGGAGGAGCAAAAGGATGTT AATGACAAGGAAGACATACTATCAAGGTTTCTATTGGAGAGCAAGAAGGATCCAGAGGAAATGAATGACAAATATCTAAGGGACATCATTCTGAATTTTATGATTGCTGGCAAAGACACCAGTGCAAATACACTCTCATGGTTCTTTTACCTGCTCAGCAAGAACCCTCTAATACAGGAAAAAATTGTACAAGAAGTGAGGGATGTTGTTGGTAATCAGGTCGGTGAAGCGAAAATCGATGAATTTGTGGAGAACATTACTGATGGAACTCTTGAACAAATGCATTACCTTCACGCGGCATTGACAGAAACGTTGAGGCTATACCCTGCAGTTCCCATT GATGGGAGATGTGCAGAGGTAGATGACATTCTTCCTGATGGCTTTAGAGTGAGAAAAGGAGATGGAGTAAACTACATGGCCTATGCCATGGGCAGAATGCCTTATATTTGGGGAAAAGATGCTGACGATTTCCGGCCTGAAAGATGGCTCAACAACGGAATTTTTCAGTCTGAATCACCCTTCAAATTTGTCACATTTCAC GCAGGTCCTCGGATCTGTTTAGGGAAGGACTTTGCTTACCGGCAGATGAAGATAGTAGCAATGGCTCTTCTTTGCTTCTTCCGCTTCAAATTGGCTGATGAAACAAAAGCTGTAACATATAGGACCATGTTCACCCTTCACATAGATGGCAGCCTCCCTATGCTTGCAGTTCCAAGGGCAACCTCATAA
- the LOC117617761 gene encoding spastin isoform X1 gives MRWSLKKLSSIKNDFPGKFTQFPGNDMSFLKGIIDSFGSVFSAASASYESHPNSDSPPNSSTMEGIAGPGASVSNERVAYKLRGYFDLAKDEIAKAVRAEEWGLVDDAIAHYNNAQRVLVEATSTPVPSYISPSEREKVKSYRQKISKWQGEVSERLQALSRRAGGTSVSKSTLAHAQTAVVKPTTSNARKHVLPKSPRPTTNRPEMRNQIQTNNIVSSKPVQETGGGYDAKLVEMINSAIVDRSPSVKWEDVAGLEKVKKTLMEMVILPTKRRDLFTGLRRPARGLLLFGPPGNGKTMLAKAVASESEATFFNVSASSLTSKWVGEAEKLVRTLFLVAISRQPSVIFMDEIDSIMSTRLANENDASRRLKSEFLIQFDGVTSNPNDLVIVIGATNKPQELDDAVLRRLVKRVYIPLPDLTARRLLLRHKLKGQAFSLPSGDLERLARETEGYSGSDLQALCEEAAMMPIRELGENILTIKANQVRPLRYEDFQKAMTVIRPSLSKSKWEELERWNEDFGSN, from the exons ATGCGCTGGAGTCTGAAAAAGCTAAGCTCCATAAAGAATGACTTTCCCGGAAAGTTTACTCAATTTCCCGGAAATG ACATGAGTTTCCTCAAAGGGATCATCGATTCTTTTGGTTCGGTCTTCTCCGCCGCTTCCGCCTCATACGAGTCTCACCCAAACTCTGATTCTCCTCCAAATTCGTCAACCATGGAAGGCATAGCTGGACCTGGAGCTTCGGTCTCCAACGAGCGTGTTGCGTACAAGCTTAGGGGGTACTTCGATTTAGCAAAGGATGAGATCGCCAAGGCTGTTAGGGCTGAAGAGTGGGGCTTAGTCGACGACGCCATTGCTCACTATAACAACGCCCAGAGAGTTCTCGTTGAAGCAACGTCCACTCCCGTGCCTTCCTATATCAGCCCCAG TGAGCGAGAGAAGGTCAAATCTTATCGccaaaaaatatcaaaatggCAGGGTGAAGTTTCTGAAAGGTTACAGGCCTTGAGTAGGCGAGCAG GTGGCACGTCTGTTAGCAAA AGCACCTTAGCCCATGCGCAGACTGCTGTAGTTAAACCAACGACATCAAATGCCAGAAAGCATGTGTTACCCAAGTCTCCTCGTCCCACTACAAACAGACCCGAAATGAGGAATCAGATTCAGACCAATAATATTGTAAGCTCAAAACCTGTGCAAGAGACTGGTGGTGGTTATGATGCAAAATTGGTGGAAATGATAAATAGTGCTATAGTGGATAGAAGCCCTTCAGTTAAGTGGGAAGATGTAG CCGGTCTTGAGAAGGTTAAGAAAACTTTGATGGAGATGGTTATTTTACCAACTAAGAGAAGAGACTTGTTCACTGGTCTTCGAAGGCCAGCTAGAG GTCTGCTTTTGTTCGGTCCACCTGGGAATGGGAAGACCATGCTTGCTAAGGCAGTTGCATCAGAGTCTGAGGCAACATTTTTTAATGTATCTGCTTCTTCACTGACATCAAAATGG GTAGGAGAGGCTGAAAAGCTTGTGCGAACCCTTTTCTTGGTTGCTATATCCAGACAGCCATCAGTAATTTTCATGGATGAA ATTGATAGTATCATGTCAACAAGGCTtgcaaatgaaaatgatgCAAGCAGAAGGTTGAAGTCAGAGTTTTTAATACAGTTTGATGGGGTGACCTCTAATCCTAATGATCTGGTAATTGTGATTG GTGCTACTAATAAGCCACAAGAACTGGATGACGCGGTTCTTAGAAGACTG GTGAAGAGAGTGTACATACCTTTACCAGATTTAACAGCAAGGAGACTGCTTCTAAGACACAAACTCAAGGGCCAAGCGTTTTCCTTACCAA GTGGAGATCTTGAAAGACTTGCAAGAGAGACAGAAG GATATTCAGGAAGTGATCTGCAAGCATTGTGTGAAGAAGCTGCAATGATGCCTATTAGGGAACTGGGTGAAAACATTCTCACCATCAAGGCAAATCAG GTAAGACCACTTAGATACGAAGATTTTCAGAAGGCAATGACTGTAATCAGACCAAGCTTAAGCAAAAGCAAGTGGGAAGAGCTTGAACGGTGGAACGAGGACTTCGGCTCTAATTGA
- the LOC117617761 gene encoding spastin isoform X2, with the protein MRWSLKKLSSIKNDFPGKFTQFPGNDMSFLKGIIDSFGSVFSAASASYESHPNSDSPPNSSTMEGIAGPGASVSNERVAYKLRGYFDLAKDEIAKAVRAEEWGLVDDAIAHYNNAQRVLVEATSTPVPSYISPSEREKVKSYRQKISKWQGEVSERLQALSRRAGGTSVSKSTLAHAQTAVVKPTTSNARKHVLPKSPRPTTNRPEMRNQIQTNNIVSSKPVQETGGGYDAKLVEMINSAIVDRSPSVKWEDVAGLEKVKKTLMEMVILPTKRRDLFTGLRRPARGLLLFGPPGNGKTMLAKAVASESEATFFNVSASSLTSKWVGEAEKLVRTLFLVAISRQPSVIFMDEIDSIMSTRLANENDASRRLKSEFLIQFDGVTSNPNDLVIVIGATNKPQELDDAVLRRLVKRVYIPLPDLTARRLLLRHKLKGQAFSLPSGDLERLARETEGYSGSDLQALCEEAAMMPIRELGENILTIKANQKFR; encoded by the exons ATGCGCTGGAGTCTGAAAAAGCTAAGCTCCATAAAGAATGACTTTCCCGGAAAGTTTACTCAATTTCCCGGAAATG ACATGAGTTTCCTCAAAGGGATCATCGATTCTTTTGGTTCGGTCTTCTCCGCCGCTTCCGCCTCATACGAGTCTCACCCAAACTCTGATTCTCCTCCAAATTCGTCAACCATGGAAGGCATAGCTGGACCTGGAGCTTCGGTCTCCAACGAGCGTGTTGCGTACAAGCTTAGGGGGTACTTCGATTTAGCAAAGGATGAGATCGCCAAGGCTGTTAGGGCTGAAGAGTGGGGCTTAGTCGACGACGCCATTGCTCACTATAACAACGCCCAGAGAGTTCTCGTTGAAGCAACGTCCACTCCCGTGCCTTCCTATATCAGCCCCAG TGAGCGAGAGAAGGTCAAATCTTATCGccaaaaaatatcaaaatggCAGGGTGAAGTTTCTGAAAGGTTACAGGCCTTGAGTAGGCGAGCAG GTGGCACGTCTGTTAGCAAA AGCACCTTAGCCCATGCGCAGACTGCTGTAGTTAAACCAACGACATCAAATGCCAGAAAGCATGTGTTACCCAAGTCTCCTCGTCCCACTACAAACAGACCCGAAATGAGGAATCAGATTCAGACCAATAATATTGTAAGCTCAAAACCTGTGCAAGAGACTGGTGGTGGTTATGATGCAAAATTGGTGGAAATGATAAATAGTGCTATAGTGGATAGAAGCCCTTCAGTTAAGTGGGAAGATGTAG CCGGTCTTGAGAAGGTTAAGAAAACTTTGATGGAGATGGTTATTTTACCAACTAAGAGAAGAGACTTGTTCACTGGTCTTCGAAGGCCAGCTAGAG GTCTGCTTTTGTTCGGTCCACCTGGGAATGGGAAGACCATGCTTGCTAAGGCAGTTGCATCAGAGTCTGAGGCAACATTTTTTAATGTATCTGCTTCTTCACTGACATCAAAATGG GTAGGAGAGGCTGAAAAGCTTGTGCGAACCCTTTTCTTGGTTGCTATATCCAGACAGCCATCAGTAATTTTCATGGATGAA ATTGATAGTATCATGTCAACAAGGCTtgcaaatgaaaatgatgCAAGCAGAAGGTTGAAGTCAGAGTTTTTAATACAGTTTGATGGGGTGACCTCTAATCCTAATGATCTGGTAATTGTGATTG GTGCTACTAATAAGCCACAAGAACTGGATGACGCGGTTCTTAGAAGACTG GTGAAGAGAGTGTACATACCTTTACCAGATTTAACAGCAAGGAGACTGCTTCTAAGACACAAACTCAAGGGCCAAGCGTTTTCCTTACCAA GTGGAGATCTTGAAAGACTTGCAAGAGAGACAGAAG GATATTCAGGAAGTGATCTGCAAGCATTGTGTGAAGAAGCTGCAATGATGCCTATTAGGGAACTGGGTGAAAACATTCTCACCATCAAGGCAAATCAG AAGTTTCGATAA
- the LOC117618257 gene encoding cytochrome P450 704C1-like has product IDEFVANITDATLEQMHYLHATLTEMLDGRHAEVDDILPDGFRVRKGDGVNYMTYAMGRMPYIWGKDADDFRPERWLNNGIFQPESPFKFVAFHVSPRICLGKDFAYWQMKIVAIALLRFFRFKLADETRSVTYRTMFTLHIDGSLPMLAVPRTA; this is encoded by the exons ATCGATGAATTTGTGGCGAACATAACTGATGCAACTCTTGAACAAATGCATTATCTTCACGCGACACTGACAGAGATGCTT GATGGGAGACATGCAGAGGTAGATGACATTCTTCCTGATGGCTTTAGAGTGAGAAAAGGAGATGGAGTAAACTACATGACCTATGCCATGGGCAGAATGCCTTATATTTGGGGAAAAGATGCTGACGATTTCCGACCTGAAAGATGGCTCAACAATGGAATTTTCCAGCCCGAATCACCCTTCAAATTCGTAGCATTTCATGTTA GTCCTCGGATTTGTCTAGGGAAGGACTTTGCTTACTGGCAGATGAAGATAGTAGCGATTGCTCTTCTTCGCTTCTTCCGCTTTAAATTGGCTGATGAAACGAGAAGTGTAACATATAGGACCATGTTCACCCTGCACATAGATGGCAGTCTCCCTATGCTTGCAGTTCCAAGGACAGCCTGA
- the LOC117619029 gene encoding cytochrome P450 704C1-like, which translates to MSILYIILTFISFSVLFLFLTFCFLILRIFTGKSIRNPIYPPVKGTVFEQLFYFNRLYDYQTEMAKEHPTIRLLAPEQSEVYTTNTRNIEHVLKTNFSKYSKGKYNQDIVSDIFGQGIFVVDGEKWKQQRKLASFEFSTRVLRDFSCSVFRRNAAKLVRAVFEISGATKSFDMQDILMRCTLDSIFKVGFGIDLNCLEGSSKEGTAFMKAFDDSTALAYWRYVDPFWKLKRFLNIGSEAALRKNVKVTDDFVHQLIRSKRKLLAGQKDPNDKEDILSRFLLEGEKDPEEMNDTYLRDIILNFMIAGKDTSANTLSWFLYMLCKNPLIQEKVAQEVRDVVGGQVGDPDELVVNITDAALEKMHYLHAAITETLRLYPAVPVDGRCAEIDDILPDGFRLKKGDGIYYMAYAMGRMPYIWGEDAEDFRPERWLKNGVFQPESPFKFVSFHAGPRICLGKDFAYRQMKIVSMALLSFFRFKLADETKTVTYKTMFTLHMDGGLPLRPVARTAP; encoded by the exons ATGAGTATTCTCTATATCATACTCACCTTCATATCATTCTCAGTACTCTTTCTCTTCCTAACCTTCTGTTTTCTCATACTTAGAATCTTCACAGGTAAGTCCATCAGAAACCCAATTTACCCTCCTGTAAAAGGCACCGTCTTCGAGCAGCTCTTCTACTTCAACAGGCTCTATGACTACCAAACGGAAATGGCCAAAGAACACCCAACCATTCGGCTTCTTGCCCCTGAGCAAAGTGAAGTATATACTACTAACACAAGAAACATTGAGCATGTTCTGAAAACCAACTTTTCCAAGTACTCGAAAGGGAAGTATAACCAAGATATTGTGTCTGATATTTTTGGCCAAGGGATATTTGTTGTTGATGGAGAAAAGTGGAAGCAACAGAGGAAGCTGGCGAGCTTCGAGTTTTCGACAAGAGTTCTTAGAGATTTCAGCTGTTCTGTGTTTAGAAGAAATGCTGCTAAACTGGTTAGAGCTGTGTTTGAGATTTCAGGTGCCACTAAAAGTTTTGATATGCAA GATATTCTTATGAGATGTACCTTAGATTCTATATTCAAAGTTGGGTTTGGAATAGACCTGAATTGCTTGGAGGGGTCAAGCAAAGAAGGGACTGCATTTATGAAGGCCTTTGATGATTCAACTGCTCTGGCCTATTGGCGCTATGTTGATCCATTCTGGAAATTGAAAAGGTTTCTTAACATTGGTTCCGAAGCCGCGCTTAGAAAAAATGTCAAAGTCACTGATGATTTTGTCCACCAACTTATCAGGAGCAAGAGGAAATTGCTAGCAGGGCAAAAGGATCCT AACGACAAGGAGGACATACTGTCGAGGTTTCTGTTGGAGGGCGAAAAGGATCCGGAGGAAATGAATGACACATATCTAAGGGATATAATTCTGAATTTTATGATTGCTGGCAAAGATACCAGTGCAAATACACTCTCATGGTTCTTGTACATGCTCTGCAAGAACCCTTTGATACAAGAAAAAGTTGCACAAGAAGTGAGGGATGTTGTTGGTGGTCAGGTTGGTGACCCTGATGAACTTGTGGTCAATATAACTGATGCAGCTCTTGAAAAAATGCATTATCTTCACGCTGCAATAACAGAAACTTTGAGGCTATACCCTGCAGTTCCTGTG GATGGGAGATGTGCAGAGATAGATGACATTCTTCCTGATGGCTTTAGATTGAAAAAAGGAGATGGAATATACTACATGGCCTATGCCATGGGCAGAATGCCTTATATTTGGGGAGAAGATGCTGAGGATTTCCGGCCTGAAAGATGGCTCAAGAATGGAGTTTTCCAGCCTGAATCGCCGTTCAAATTTGTCTCATTTCAC GCAGGTCCTCGGATATGTTTAGGGAAAGACTTTGCTTACCGGCAGATGAAGATAGTATCGATGgctcttctttccttcttccgCTTCAAATTGGCCGATGAAACAAAAACTGTAACCTATAAGACCATGTTCACCCTTCACATGGATGGAGGTCTCCCTCTGCGTCCAGTTGCAAGGACAGCCCCATAA
- the LOC117617375 gene encoding cytochrome P450 704C1-like → MGIFYIIFTFILFFLFLTLSLFILRIFTGKSIRNSNYPPVKGTVLHQLLYFNRLYDYQTEVAKKHTTYRLLAPEHSAIYTTDTRNIEHVLKTNFGSYSKGEYNQAILSDVFGQGIFIVDGEKWKQQRKLASFEFSTRVLRDVSCSVFRRNAAKLVKVISEISVSRRFFDMQDLLMRYTLDSIFKVGFGIDLNCLEGSSKEGTAFMKAFDESTALTYFRYVDPFWKLKRFLNLGSEASLKKYVKVIDDFVHQVIRSKRKFLEEQKDVNDKEDILSRFLLESKKDPEEMNDKYLRDIILNFMIAGKDTSANTLSWFFYLLSKNPLIQEKIVQEVRDVVGNQVGEAKIDEFVENITDGTLEQMHYLHAALTETLRLYPAVPIDGRCAEVDDILPDGFRVRKGDGVNYMAYAMGRMPYIWGKDADDFRPERWLNNGIFQSESPFKFVTFHAGPRICLGKDFAYRQMKIVAMALLCFFRFKLADETKAVTYRTMFTLHIDGSLPMLAVPRATS, encoded by the exons ATGGGTATTTTCTATATCATCTTCACCTTCATattgttctttctcttcctaACCTTATCCCTCTTCATACTTAGAATCTTCACAGGCAAGTCCATCAGAAACTCCAACTACCCACCTGTAAAAGGCACTGTCCTCCACCAGCTCTTATACTTCAACAGACTCTATGACTACCAAACTGAAGTCGCCAAAAAACACACAACTTACAGGCTTCTGGCCCCGGAACACAGCGCAATATACACAACTGACACGCGAAACATTGAGCATGTTCTGAAGACCAACTTTGGCAGCTATTCGAAAGGGGAGTATAACCAAGCTATTCTGTCTGATGTTTTTGGCCAAGGGATATTTATTGTTGATGGAGAAAAGTGGAAGCAGCAGAGGAAGCTCGCGAGCTTTGAGTTCTCCACGAGAGTTCTTAGAGATGTTAGCTGCTCTGTGTTTAGAAGAAACGCTGCCAAACTGGTTAAAGTTATTTCTGAGATTTCAGTTTCCAGGAGGTTTTTTGATATGCAA GATTTGCTCATGAGATATACCTTGGACTCCATATTCAAAGTTGGGTTTGGAATAGACCTGAATTGCTTGGAGGGGTCAAGCAAAGAAGGGACTGCATTTATGAAGGCCTTTGATGAATCAACTGCTTTAACCTATTTCCGCTATGTTGATCCATTCTGGAAACTGAAAAGATTTCTCAACCTTGGTTCCGAGGCCTCCCTTAAAAAGTATGTCAAAGTCATTGATGATTTTGTGCACCAAGTTATCAGGAGCAAGAGGAAATTTCTGGAGGAGCAAAAGGATGTT AATGACAAGGAAGACATACTATCAAGGTTTCTATTGGAGAGCAAGAAGGATCCAGAGGAAATGAATGACAAATATCTAAGGGACATCATTCTGAATTTTATGATTGCTGGCAAAGACACCAGTGCAAATACACTCTCATGGTTCTTTTACCTGCTCAGCAAGAACCCTCTAATACAGGAAAAAATTGTACAAGAAGTGAGGGATGTTGTTGGTAATCAGGTCGGTGAAGCGAAAATCGATGAATTTGTGGAGAACATTACTGATGGAACTCTTGAACAAATGCATTACCTTCACGCGGCATTGACAGAAACGTTGAGGCTATACCCTGCAGTTCCCATT GATGGGAGATGTGCAGAGGTAGATGACATTCTTCCTGATGGCTTTAGAGTGAGAAAAGGAGATGGAGTAAACTACATGGCCTATGCCATGGGCAGAATGCCTTATATTTGGGGAAAAGATGCTGACGATTTCCGGCCTGAAAGATGGCTCAACAACGGAATTTTTCAGTCTGAATCACCCTTCAAATTTGTCACATTTCAC GCAGGTCCTCGGATCTGTCTAGGGAAGGACTTTGCTTACCGGCAGATGAAGATAGTAGCAATGGCTCTTCTTTGCTTCTTCCGCTTCAAATTGGCTGATGAAACAAAAGCTGTAACATATAGGACCATGTTCACCCTTCACATAGATGGCAGCCTCCCTATGCTTGCAGTTCCAAGGGCAACCTCATAA